The Impatiens glandulifera chromosome 3, dImpGla2.1, whole genome shotgun sequence genome contains a region encoding:
- the LOC124931559 gene encoding basic leucine zipper 34, which yields MSRQSQLPPRCPLQKKTRQVPSSQDPQQQKPQSSTGFWGDHSTSDSGTVFDNLKVSLLSLSQLGCDESLGSSGDSGCVLESACTYGPNSPRAKSKPTLLSNVLNVSLLNLSLPGCDESLGSSGDSGCVLESACTYGPNSPRAKSKPTFPDNRMVSALSEYISQNSKQCLVGDSSGGDVVNVSAGEADFETKPVKRHSGQRSRVRKLQYIAELERNVEIFQAIQSELACKVASSLQHRFSLSLENNKLKQQLLRLQHEKMMLDDEYQLLRNKLDTFASYGSNFKFQDAGGSNTMWQTLDLGKLDLN from the exons ATGTCAAGGCAAAGTCAGCTCCCACCTCGGTGTCCTTTGCAAAAGAAAACAAGACAGGTTCCCTCTTCTCAAGATCCTCAGCAGCAGAAACCTCAAAGCTCTACAGGATTCTGGGGTGACCATTCAACCAGCGATTCTGGGACTGTTTTTGATAACTTGAAAGTGTCATTACTGAGTTTGTCTCAACTTGGTTGTGACGAAAGTTTGGGTTCAAGTGGTGATTCGGGCTGTGTCCTGGAATCAGCTTGTACATATGGGCCTAACTCCCCTAGGGCAAAAAGCAAACCGACGTTACTCAGCAACGTCTTGAATGTGTCATTACTGAATTTGTCTCTACCTGGTTGTGATGAAAGTTTGGGTTCAAGTGGTGATTCGGGCTGTGTCCTGGAATCAGCTTGTACATATGGGCCTAACTCCCCCAGGGCAAAAAGCAAACCGACGTTCCCAGATAACAGGATGGTTTCAGCACTATCAGAGTATATTTCGCAGAATTCCAAGCAATGTCTGGTGGGTGATTCATCTGGAGGTGATGTTGTTAATGTATCTGCTGGAGAAGCTGATTTTGAAACAAAGCCTGTGAAAAG ACATTCTGGTCAGAGGTCAAGGGTTCGAAAACTCCAATATATTGCTGAACTTGAAAGAAATGTAGAAATCTTTCAG GCTATACAATCGGAGTTGGCATGTAAAGTGGCTTCCTCGTTGCAGCATCGCTTTTCTTTGTCACTGGAAAACAACAAACTAAAGCAGCAGCTTCTGAGACTTCAACATGAAAAAATGATGCTTGATG ATGAGTATCAGTTGCTGAGAAATAAGCTGGATACATTTGCAAGTTATGGGTCAAATTTTAAGTTCCAGGATGCTGGTGGTTCAAACACAATGTGGCAGACGCTTGACTTGGGAAAACTCGATCTTAATTAG
- the LOC124931560 gene encoding nudix hydrolase 26, chloroplastic-like, producing the protein MDTTSVCRISSAISSPITDKKLICPLSQSSVFSSYKQINLTGIMILQNQQQSARVISCLNPLSSSSSSWPEPLMISLDNPPEGYRRNVGICLINDSKKIFAASRLDIANTWQMPQGGIGNNEDPRVAAIRELKEETGITSAQLLAEVPYCLAYEFSPEARERHKRLYGSNWKGQVQKWFLFEFTGKEEEINLGGDGNEKPEFEEWSWMSSQQIVDLAVDFKKPIYKEVLAVFSTYLQ; encoded by the exons ATGGATACTACTTCTGTATGTCGAATTTCATCGGCGATCTCGTCTCCTATTACCGATAAAAAGCTCATCTGCCCATTATCACAATCCTCAGTATTTTCCTCTTACAAACAGATCAATCTCACCGGAATTATGATCCTTCAGAATCAACAACAGAGTGCACGTGTCATCTCTTGCCTTAACCCACTTTCatcgtcttcttcttcctggCCGGAGCCCTTGATGATCTCCCTTGACAACCCACCTGAAGGCTACAGAAGAAATGTGGGTATTTGTTTGATCAACGACTCCAAAAAG ATTTTTGCAGCTTCAAGGCTTGACATAGCCAACACATGGCAAATGCCACAGGGTGGTATAGGTAATAACGAAGATCCAAGAGTTGCAGCAATTAGAGAACTAAAAGAAGAAACTGGAATTACATCAGCTCAACTACTTGCAGAG GTACCTTATTGCTTAGCCTATGAATTCTCGCCTGAAGCTAGAGAAAGACACAAGCGTCTATACGGATCAAACTGGAAAGGCCAAGTACAGAAATG GTTTCTTTTTGAATTTAcaggaaaggaagaagaaatcaaCCTTGGTGGAGATGGGAATGAGAAGCCTGAATTTGAAGAGTGGTCATGGATGTCATCACAACAAATAGTTGATCTT GCAGTGGATTTCAAGAAGCCTATTTACAAGGAAGTTTTAGCTGTTTTCTCAACCTATCTCCAATAA